Proteins encoded by one window of Sphaerochaeta sp.:
- a CDS encoding DNA-protecting protein DprA, protein MRKEVRRALNFQAMVIASQGSEAKAVTAFGQACAEFDTSDDISVEIDRYAELLGVSSRVLTDAYLKCRPAFESIPDDVNVLTWEDGGWPKGTHDSPFCPRFLFTRGNGSLLGRVSVAVLGTRRPSEEGKRLCIETVKTLGKKGIVTASGMALGIEGVSHLAALQNGWPTIAVLGTELGSCYPPEHAKLQEEIAQRGILVSRFSPALTPQKWFLALANRLLCTLASAVVVIEERDGGGAVSQAEFALDAGRPVFLYRSSVDNDALLWPRRLASRSGVVVVDKPGDITRHLFPDKPAEKKPKKILPEQLSLF, encoded by the coding sequence ATGAGGAAAGAGGTACGCAGGGCTCTGAATTTCCAGGCGATGGTCATCGCTTCCCAAGGTTCGGAAGCGAAGGCCGTCACCGCCTTCGGCCAGGCGTGTGCGGAATTTGACACCAGCGATGACATCTCGGTGGAGATCGACCGGTACGCCGAGCTGCTCGGCGTCTCTTCCCGCGTCCTGACGGATGCCTATCTGAAATGCCGGCCGGCGTTTGAATCCATCCCGGATGACGTCAATGTCCTGACGTGGGAGGATGGGGGATGGCCCAAAGGAACCCATGATTCCCCATTCTGCCCTCGGTTCCTGTTCACCCGGGGGAATGGATCGTTGCTTGGTCGTGTCTCCGTCGCCGTGCTGGGGACCCGGAGGCCTTCGGAAGAGGGCAAGCGTCTGTGCATTGAGACGGTCAAGACGTTGGGGAAGAAAGGAATCGTCACGGCAAGTGGTATGGCGCTGGGCATCGAAGGCGTCAGCCATCTGGCGGCGTTGCAGAACGGGTGGCCGACCATCGCCGTGCTGGGGACGGAACTGGGCTCTTGTTATCCCCCGGAGCATGCCAAGTTGCAGGAAGAGATCGCCCAACGGGGGATTCTCGTCAGCCGGTTCAGTCCGGCGCTGACCCCACAGAAATGGTTTCTCGCCCTGGCCAACCGTCTGCTCTGCACGTTGGCTTCCGCCGTGGTGGTCATCGAGGAGCGTGATGGAGGAGGGGCGGTCAGCCAGGCGGAATTCGCCTTGGACGCGGGACGTCCCGTGTTCCTGTATCGGAGCTCGGTGGACAACGACGCGCTCCTCTGGCCACGTCGGCTTGCCTCGCGTTCCGGTGTGGTTGTGGTGGACAAGCCTGGGGACATCACCCGGCATCTGTTTCCTGACAAACCCGCAGAGAAAAAACCGAAAAAAATCCTTCCCGAACAGCTTTCCCTGTTTTGA